Proteins encoded within one genomic window of Fibrobacterota bacterium:
- a CDS encoding metallophosphoesterase family protein, producing MLVGADGDGGRGIRLPHPHRRAGGAHGGDPAGDLAALSFAASRLPHVPCERPVVRDVRGETSRLPRESGGAREIFLGDFRRVALFGGIYSNYLALDAALPMAVARGVDRIVALGDFGAFGPFPDRSVEILRSAGIPCLQGNYEEALSQGADDCRCGYVDPRDNHYARLSFEYTAAKTASIHKAWMAGLPGHLRFTLGNARVLCCHGSPRRVNEFLWASATPDAFLRRMLDEYEADILVCTHTGLHWARFLAPERPGAPRRGLVNAGALGRPANDGRTEVRFAILEAAGPDGPRAEFLPVAYDAARLAREMAEEGLPREFGETLLTGWWTTCLEILPAKERAAGRF from the coding sequence ATGCTCGTCGGCGCGGATGGTGACGGCGGAAGGGGTATTCGTTTGCCCCATCCTCATCGACGCGCCGGAGGCGCGCATGGGGGCGACCCTGCGGGAGACCTTGCGGCCTTATCCTTTGCGGCATCGCGCCTGCCACACGTGCCATGCGAAAGGCCTGTCGTGCGCGACGTGAGAGGGGAAACCTCAAGGTTACCTCGGGAAAGCGGAGGGGCGCGCGAGATTTTCCTCGGCGATTTCCGGCGCGTGGCCCTGTTCGGGGGGATCTATTCCAATTACCTCGCCCTGGATGCCGCCTTGCCCATGGCCGTCGCCCGCGGCGTCGACCGCATCGTGGCCTTAGGGGACTTCGGGGCCTTCGGCCCGTTTCCCGATCGCAGCGTGGAGATCCTCCGCTCGGCCGGCATCCCTTGCCTGCAAGGCAATTACGAAGAGGCCCTCTCCCAAGGGGCCGACGATTGCCGTTGCGGCTACGTCGATCCGCGGGACAATCATTACGCGCGCTTGTCTTTCGAGTACACCGCCGCGAAGACCGCTTCCATACACAAAGCCTGGATGGCGGGGCTTCCCGGCCATCTGCGCTTCACCCTAGGGAACGCCCGGGTGCTGTGCTGCCATGGATCGCCGCGGCGGGTAAACGAATTCCTATGGGCCAGCGCCACGCCGGATGCCTTCCTGCGGCGCATGCTGGACGAATACGAGGCGGATATCCTGGTATGCACGCATACGGGCCTGCATTGGGCCCGATTCCTGGCGCCCGAGCGGCCGGGAGCGCCGCGGCGCGGTTTGGTGAACGCGGGCGCCTTGGGGAGGCCCGCCAACGACGGCCGCACCGAGGTCCGCTTCGCGATCCTGGAGGCCGCCGGTCCGGACGGGCCGCGGGCGGAATTCCTGCCGGTGGCCTATGACGCCGCGCGTTTGGCGCGGGAGATGGCTGAAGAAGGCCTGCCCCGCGAGTTCGGCGAGACGCTATTGACCGGCTGGTGGACGACCTGCCTGGAAATCCTGCCTGCGAAGGAGCGGGCGGCGGGGCGCTTCTAG